The nucleotide window GTCTCTGGTCACGCTTGAGGAGACCGATCTCGTGACTGCCAGCCACGACCTGCGCGTCGAACCGCAGGGAACGCTCGGCGAGCCCGATATCCTGCTCGTCCCCGGCGGCGGCTGGACGACGACGGGCGGCGCTCGAGCCGTCGTCGAGGACGGTGTTTTGCCGCAGGAAGTCGACGACTGCTACACGGCGGGGGCGACGGTCGCGTCGGTCTGTACCGGTGCGATGATCCTCGCCGAAGCGGGGCTGCTCGAGGGGCGTCCCGCCGCGACCCATCCCGTCGCCGTGGACGACCTCGAGGCCTACGCTGGACGGGTGGTCGACGAGCGGGTTGTCGACGACGGCGACGTGTTGACTGCGGGCGGGGTCACCTCCGGAATCGATCTGGCGCTGTGGCTCGTCGAACGGGAGTTCGGCGCGGACATCGCAACCGAGGTCGCTGATCT belongs to Natronorubrum aibiense and includes:
- a CDS encoding DJ-1/PfpI family protein, translated to MVETTAEIVLFDGFDELDAIGPYEVFENAAQFGASLETSLVTLEETDLVTASHDLRVEPQGTLGEPDILLVPGGGWTTTGGARAVVEDGVLPQEVDDCYTAGATVASVCTGAMILAEAGLLEGRPAATHPVAVDDLEAYAGRVVDERVVDDGDVLTAGGVTSGIDLALWLVEREFGADIATEVADLMVHERRGEVFG